AGTCACATGTTTGGGTGTTGATACaggcaaaaaacacattttctgttccTGGATTATTGCTGACATGTAATAAAgacatttctttggaaagaaagaaaatatttacacttATTGTGTAGTTCTTAAATTCCTAAACAAATGTGTGTCATTCCTGCAAAGAATAGGATATTTTAGAAATATATCTCCAGCCCAACTTGTTCAGATTTATAAGGAAATTGAAAAGTTAGCCTGAACAGATGAAGCCTGTTGGGACAAACCTGTAAATGGGTTGGGCTTatatttatccttttttttttttacatccttTCAATGACGTAAAGAAACAACAAGCACTTGAGCTGACTTGTCAATAAAAGACTAGTGTGAGCAGAATATTTGGATACAAACACAGtgagagttttttgtttttcttaaatgggacaaagcatatttatgaaCATTAACATGTAAATACGAGTATGACCAAATGACTAATTTCCAACACTAGTCCAGCTGGCAGGTTGGAGTCCAACATACAAAACAAAgaccagaaaacacaaacagatttaacaataccaataaaacatttaaaagaccaaacatttaaaacatttaaatatggtCCTGGTGACATTTTGAATACATCATTGAGTGTACAAGATGgttatatttgaaataaaaacaattagcattattataaaaaaacaaaacaaacaaacaaccccAGTTTCAATGAAGCTGTAAAATAGTCAGAGGTAGCAGCATGTCCCCTGAGTACGCACACAGCATAAATGATGTATGATGCACTTCAATACACGGTAATGCATCTGGGTTTACTTTAGGCTTTCTAACACTAACCACCTCTTTCAGGAAATCAACACAAGTGGGGATTTAAAATTAGGAGCAAATTTCAAAAGAAGCAGAGACACTGCAGACAATATGAAGCTATTCAATCAATATCTGTAGTCATCTTATCAacattaggttttaaaacactCAAAAACTGCAAAGTAGTGTTCCTGTTGATTGACCTATAagcaaaaaaggcaaaaatagcTTTATATGTGACAAATacttaaatgattttaaattgtaaaacgTTCAGAGATACTGGCTAAAGGCTTAGAGAAGTCTGAAAGGTTTTCAACACGTCTTGCAGTCGCACTGCTCGTTCTACCCACCACTAtcagccaaatctacaatgctGCTCATCTGCCCTAACACTAACTCATTTATCTTCTCCCTGGAATGCTGTGATATCACTGGAGAGCCACAGCCAGAACTGAACAATAAACTGATAGAGACTACAGGGTTCAAATGGACCAGTTTCAACCCAAGCAGCACATAACACACCCCCCTGTGACTTCACCCACACTGATGCCAATCATGGACGCTTTACAGACTTTAAGACCTGCAACACTGGGAAGCATTGATGCATTTCCgaaagagttaaaaaaaaatgttttgttcacaAACACATTTGCCAGTTTGTAATTCATTTCTGCACAGATTTCGTTTGGTTTTACTGTAAACAAAAGAACAGCAATTGCGGCAGACAAGAagcaactttattttaaagaaatggtTAAATAAACGAAATGTTTGCGTACAACCAGCTGAGATTCTGttacttattattattttaacatgtCAGTTCAGATAAACATTTGACACAGACATTAAATGGTATATACAGGAGAAACAGGCATAGGAATTGAAAAGACGTGCTAAATAGCTCGTGATGGATCATGAGACGAGCTCAGCGTCATGTCCTGCAGTAGAAGCTGGATGTTGCAGTTTCATTTCCTTAAAGGACTTCATGATATTTGCATCTTTAGGTTACTGGTATGTACAGGGATCTTTTCTTCTGTCTAGCAAGGTCATCCTAAAATGTTTGTGAGGTCAAAGGGCCCAATATAAACTTCACCTGTGTATGAGACGTTACCTTGACCATCTGGTCACCTTagacttcctgtgttttatttatttattttttactacaGGAGGTTCGACTGATTTTTATTCAcacttttttccatttctggGTGAGACTGTTACTCTGTGTCATAAGCAAACTATTTGACCAAGCCTTGTTTCATGCTTTGAAACTGCCAACCAGCCAAGCACTGTCACATACTAACTCCGTATTGTAAACTGCTTTTTATGTGGCAATGACCAGTAAGAATGTGGACACATACCCCCATCTGGGAAAACGTCTTTGGAAAAAGATGTAAGCAACTGACAACAATTCAACTTTCATTTTAAGCTGACATTCCAGAATGTCAGCTTAACAGAAAATAGTTGTAGCACAAAGAAGACTTTGATTAAAATAACTCTTCCAGTAATATACACAACATGTAGTCTGAATACACAAATCTCATCTCACGTTGACAATCTTTTGGGCAGGTTGGAGAAGCTGAAACAGCAATCCCCGGCGCCTACTATTTAGAAGACatatttgcaacaaattattgCACATTTCTGAATGGAAATAATGTTGTGACATTGCAAACATTTATACACAAAGAAAATGTGCGCCTTTATCACATGTGGTCCGTGTGGCTCCTTTCTAtctattaaacattttcatcatCTGCTTTGATAATAAATGTATCAGAGATGTGAAAACagtaaataaaaccataaataCTGACCCTATTAGAAAGTCGTCTgacatcttttatattttaggtaCTTCaaaacaccccccccccccttgctTTGCAACTCTAGGCAATCTCTCAATGAACTTCATGAGGTAGTCTCCTGAAAAGGTTTTCCAACACTCTTGAAGGACTTCCAAAAGGTAGTAatacaaataaagacaaactattgtatgagaaggtgtgtctaaacttttgactggtagtatATGTTGCatactaaaataataaactgcaaTTAAAGTCTACAATAATGATAGATAATAATTAACCAATAATGCTAAAAAGTGATATTATTAAAATGCTAATATTAGCCTGGCTGGTAAATCACAGACAGAGCTTTACTCGTCAAACGTTATCATTAAGTTAGATGTTACAGAATAATGCAAAAGCATTGTGTAAAATTATGTCCAAGTGAGATCAACTCCAAATATGGAAAAAGCTGAATGAAGTTCAGGAAAATCATACACATTAATGGGAGATTTTACTAACACACATTATTTACAGGTTAATTGAATTTAACTAGGATTTAAGTACAAAGTTAACCCAATAATAACTTTCATGCAATATTGCAAGCAAATCAAAGTTGTTAATGTCAAAAGGTATTGATGTAGACAAAAAATAGCCTGTAAATTTGCCATATTTTCTGTGACTGGCTTTAATACAATGATCAGCAGGTGAAACACTgaaaatgagtcaactcctactaattatttaaattttcacattcctcgaaataccgggcaaggaggagtagcaaccatctttcagtccgatttattgattagtcccagaccaatcaatagctacaactcttttgaatatttaatccttagttttcctcatccaaattgcaaagcactaaaaccacttctgtttgttgttttgtaccaacaggcccttactctcagtttttagatcagttttcagaccttttatctgatttagtgttaaatacagataaagtttttatagtgggggattttaacattcatgttgacgcagaaagtgatagcctaaatatagcgtttaatgctatcttagactcaattggctttgttcaaaacattaacaaacctacccacctttgtcttcattctctggaccttgtgctgacatatggcattgagtgtaaagacataacaatattctctcgtaaccctgtcctgtctgaccattttttaataaccttttagtttaatttaaccgagtactccacacctgaaagagaatttcattatagtagatcattatcaggcgatgctgtaacaacctttaaagaacctgttccacttttgatttcctcattatcactgaaaagcacaatggatggcaataattctgtttctgcaaattgattattttgttcatagtgtttcttcatcattgcgtgaagcattagacaatgcagcccccttgaaaaagaaggtaattattaataggaggctagctccttggtttaatttagatctgcgtaccttaaagcacaatgtcagaaaattgaagagaaaatggcgctctacacacctagaggattcctacttaatctggaaaaatagcctactgttgtataaaaagacacttcaccaagccagaacagcttatttctcatcattaatagaagagaacaagaataatcctaggtttctctttagtacagttgctaaacttacacagagtcatagctctgttgagccatccattcccttagctcttagcagtaatgactttatgggattcttcttaaataaaattgattctattaaaaataaaatttttgacatactcccaaagatgattacttcatcctcagcaagtgagacaacattggaaataactgcagaacctgatttgtgtttggactgttttgatcctgtagagcttcctgagttatcagaaatattagcttcatctaaaccttcaacttgtatgttagacccaatcccaaccaaattatttaaggaagtgttccctctgattaccagccccattttagatatgattaatctatctttagtaaatggatatgtaccacaggcttttaaggtagctgtaattaaactttacttaagaaaccttcgcttgatcgaaataacttgaaaaattacagacctatatccaatcttccattcttatctaagattcttgagaaaattgttgctaatcaaatgtgtgagcatttacacagcaatgacctgtttgaagagtctcagtcaggtttcagagctcatcatagcactgaaacagctctgctgaaagtcactaatgatattcttatggcctcagataatgaacttgtgtctgtactggttctgttagatctcagtgctgcatttgatacagtcgaccataatattctcttaaaaaggctggaatatgctgtagggatcaggggaacagcgctaggctggtttaaatcttatctgtctgacagattccagtttgttcatgtaaatgataaatcatctttaaactccagggttaattgtggagtaccacacggttcagtacttgggccaattctctttactatatatatgcttccaataggtcaaattatcaggcagcatgggataaattttcactgttacgctgaggatactcagctttacttatccataaatcctgatgagcccaaccagttagatagactagaAGCATGTCtggaagatataaaaacttggatgactttaaattttttgcttctaaattcagacaagacagaagttgtcgtctttgaaaaagaaactgcttagtcaatcacttaacctggatggcattaaattgacctgcggtaataaagtaaaaaaccttggtgttatttttgaccaggacatgtcatttaaatcctatcttaaacaggtttctaggatttccttctttcacctctggaacattggtaaaattagaaatatcctatccaggagtgacgctgaaaaactagtccatgcatttgttacttccaggctggactattgtaattcgttactatcaggatgtccacaaaatgcagttaaaagccttcagctgattcaaaatgctgcagcaagagttctgatgaaaattaaaaagagagatcatatttctcctaatttagcttcccttcattggctccctgttaaatttagaatataatttaaaattctcctcctcacatataaagcccttaatgatctagctccatcatacatcagagatctgattgttccatatgttcctaacagagcacttcgttctcagactgcaggtttactggtggttcctagagtctctagaagtagaatgggaggcagatcctttagtaatcaggctcctctcctgtggaaccagctcccagttttagtctgtgaggcagacaccctgtctacttttaaggctaggcttaaaactttcctttttgataaagcttatagttagagtggcttaggttatcagggagggagccttcctccctccctgttggatggagtaagggggagtcaggtttagccaaaaccagctcagttatggttgaggtgcaaacacaccctccatttctgctacctgtatgaccccttctcttttccaatggttataatcagtctgacagagagaggtattccaatccttgtggtttttagtataacaatgaccatcagtgggaccctttgtgaagtgccttgagacgacattgttgtaaataagtgcagtttaactaaataatctgaactgaaactttctgtgtagttatgctgctataggcttaggctgctggaggacataatgaccactttcacccttttcgctatattctcacactactctccaattttgcattatttgctgttatttcagttttaaccttgttctctctattctcatcctagaagctacacctggcctggctctgtgtctacctgtgacacctttctggagagggaaatcgtccgagcttctgctggcaacaacttaatgctcaccctctaccaatgatccacatagccctgtcttttagtgtttaaccctgtctctctcctagacatggcaattgactgagcttaactaacaaactctatgtgctctctttcagactctaaccttgaaaactggctcagagttatctgttctttctttctaggtgaaacaactaaaggagctacatccattaacatttacttttccttcccatagaaagtactcctagatcagtgcttctgtgttctttttgtgtctctgctctgttctctcaaacccccggtCGGTCGTGGCacatggccgctcacactgagcctgattctgctggagtattcttcctgttaaaagggagtttttcctctccactgtcgctacatgcatgctcagtatgagggattgctgcaaagtcaacgccagtgactgtccactgtctctacatgctcatccgggaggagggaatgctgcaagtcactgactggatgcaatctgctgggtttccttagatagaaaaactttgtatccaatttgaataaaaagctaactctgactgcactgttcaatggttaggattaattggaatgtatgtacctgactgtttgaagtgccttgagacaacatgtgttgtgaattggcgctatacaaataaaactgaattgaattgaaaaaaacaaatttgcttTTTAATAATTGCTCAAAACAGTGTTGTCTTGATTCACTTTTGGGcttagcaaaaaaagaaaatcttttaatGCTTTCATTTTTAGTTGATTTCAAAATTTCTACATCCATCAAAAATCTGCAGATggcttgttttctttctttcatggtAAGTGTTACACTCAAttattaaatttaaacaaaGCCTACAAAAATGAGAGAGCAAGAAATAATCAGAAATggacaaaatcagaatcagcaggtcagactgAAAAAAAGCACAAGCTCATTTAAAAGGGCTATTTCAACACATGACCACATTGCAGAAATATGActtcctcaaaaaaaaaaaaaaacattcataaaaacaaatgacaacaaacacctaattaaaatataaaaaataaaatgaaaacactaTTTTTTATTGCTCTTACATAGTATTCTAATTTTCCAAGAAGCTGAAttgtgtgttttcattagcttgtAAACCATAATActcaaaattataattaaactaaaattgaaaaataatatcaaaataatatcaaaataaaatattttaaagatatcGGTCTGTGATCAGTGAATCATTATATCCATTtataatcttgttttttaacgcacaactagaaaaaacattaaaaataaaaaaaacaggcagaCTTATATTCACCTGTGATTTAGGGTATATTTTTCTATCTATTGCACAACtacaaattctatttatttaagtttttttgcGTGTATCTTGCTGAATTTCCCAACTGAGGGACAAATGTAGGATTCTAACCATTATCTATTGTGCTCAATGGGGTGGAGGATCaactatgttttaaataaataccgATCCTGTGTAAATATAGTGCACCATGGGTCATGTACAAAATAATTAAGACGGCTCACGTGTATCTCTTTCTAGGCTCTGTACATGCAGGGGATCCCTCAGATCATTAATTATCTCGGCCAATCTCTAACTAGTCATCCGTCTGTGATGAAACTCAAGTCAGTTAGTCTATCAAAGGCTAACATAGCAGTTGTTAGATAGCTGGAAAACTACAATTGCTCACTGTACATGACTTATCTGAAGGCATGTCAAAACATCGTCCCTTCTCTTAAGGCTAATAAGACAGAATTTGTGTTTCGGATGTTTAGTTCCTGCATTTTAAGCTCCCAACTCTTCTaaggtttatttaaattatttaatcgTGGGCGCTGGTTACCAATTTAAATCGCTATTAAAATTCCATTAGCAACAACACATATCCAATGGACCGGGTAATCTATGGGTTGTACAATCAGCAGTAGTAATGAAATGTCCTTAATACTTTCGCATGTATTTAGCTTTCACTTGAATTGCAACAAATAATATAGAGAAATCGgcgtttatttataaaacagaaCTTGAACAGATGAAAAGGAACACTTTGTTCAGATATGTTAGCGTAACGCTAATGGTAATGCGATGGCTTTACGCAGTTATTGTTCTGACAGCATCCAATAAGTTACTATAAAGAAGGAGCCGACAAGCTGTCTCTACCAGTGAAGAGACTCTAATGAGGTTTTTTGTGGGATATCAGTTAAATTAATCGCTCatagacaataaaaacaacttaCTTTTCAATAATGCGCAGCAGAAGGAGAAACTGCCAACTGATCGCAAGTAGAAGCTAGCAGTCAACAGCAACGGTGACGTTAGCTAACTTAGCTCTTCGAGAACAGGTTGACGCTATCAAGCAGCTCTTGGATAATTTAGGTCCAATGACTTTCAGCAGTAAAAACTGaggcaaacaaaatgaaattagttagTTAAATTATTTCCCTATCTGTTAGGACACATAAACAGTCCACCGCCGTCGCGGTTTAGTCTGTCTGTAAGCCGGTGGAACAACTGTCGCTAACTACAACCAGTCTAACTGCAAGTTTGAGAGTCCCGTATAGAAATACAAACGTAGATCGCGcttgcattttaaacaaccGTATTCCTCCGTAGTGTTTGATTGACAGCTTCTAGTCTTTAGTATTTCTACACAGTCTGTTGCGCATGTGTGGAATATGCAAAACGGTAACAGACActcttctgttatttttcatcTTCTGATAGCCTAGGGTTATTTCGCGCAAAAACGGCTAACATTTCTGATTAGGATACTATTCTAAGATCGTATTAAGGTGAGTGATATTTGTTTGTACCCTGTAGCATTTCGTCATTTGCTAGCTAGAATTATTAGTCGCTTTCAGATGACGTACTTTTGACATTGGCATGGAGCAGAAAACAAGCTtactttgacattttaaacattaagCTTTTTCTCGCACTCTTATGTACGTGTTCATGTAATTATATTCTTTTGGGCACAATTGTCATCAAAGAAAGAAGCATTTAACATAGTTTGCTCTTATCACGTCTCCATGTGAAGTTAGataatgctaacattagcttatGTGCTGCTAACCGTTTGATTTTCTGTGTAGCACCCAGATTTGTTGTAATCATGGCTTTCCCTCGGCTTTTAAGACAACTTCCTATGATCCTCGTTCAGTCGTCGTCAACAATTCTCCCAAAAAAGTTTAGGTAAGAAAATCCGTTTGGAAAAAAACGCTTATTTTACATTGTACACGGTGTATTGTCTggtattttgtatttgtttttggaaaaatacgctttgaatgtttaaatgtacagtgccttgaatatgtattcatacctcttgaactgtttcacattttgtcaaataacAACCAAAGGCTTAGTTATATATTAAGCATCCTGACAGCGTTATGCGGCGACCACCATGTTCCTAAGCAGAAATGACCTGGTTTCCATGACACTTTTCatgctttctttcagcaattaCCTTCTTCTTGACAATCTTCCATAAAGGTTTGGGAGTGCGTTACTAGTATTTGACCTTTCCTCACTGCTGAGCCACTGCTGAGCTGTGGATGTAAGCAGCTTCTTCAAAGTTAATATGGGCTTGGCTTCTTCTCTCATTAATGCTGTCTTTACCGAGCgtttcaatttagtttttttttaggttagctgttccatactctttccattttcaaatgatgaattgaacagtgTTCACTAAGATTTTCAAAGGTTGAAAATTGTCAATTTATAATtttaccctgctttaaacttctcaactctataaaaatattttcattggtctttatgatgctgctCATTCTCCAATGTTCTCTGATTCCTGTGAGGTCTTCACCAAActgagataaaatgaaacacagatggagttttatttttttaataaggtGACATCTGGAGGCAGTTGGATAGACCAGCCTTTCttttggggtatcagagtaaagatgaTGAATTCATACCCATGTCACTCTTCTCAGATTAATTTTATTTGGACATAATTCTGTAAACCatgtatttttgtctgattcaCCACTATGCATCAATTGGTGTTAGTGTGTCACTTATAATCCCAATTAGCTATGTTTGTATTTCATGatgaataaatacttttgcaaggtactgtaaagCATGAATTTCTGCtgcttgttttttcttcacatACCTGCAAATTGATGGGACCCATTAGAGTTAGTACAAActactttaaaaataattgaaatagTATCACTTAGTTTCTTCTCAGTTCTGACTTACTTTTTATCTCACCAGTGTCTCTACTGCTGCAGCTGCAATTCAGAAAATGACAAGAGTGCGTGTGGTGGACAACAGCTCTTTGGGAAATACGCCGTATCACCGCCCACCAAGAGTGATCCATGTCTACACTAAGAACGGCGTCGGGAAAGTGGGGGACAGAGTGCTGCTGGCCATCAAAGGGCAGAAGAAGAAAGCGCTCATCGTTGGACACAAAATGCCTGGAGCGCGCATGACTCCACGCTTTGATTCAAACAATGTTGTTCTAATTGAGGACAATGACAACCCTACTGGGACAAGGATTAAGGTTCCTATACCATCAAGTCTGCGTCAAATGGACGGAGATTTCTCTAAAGTTCTGGCAATTGCAAGCACATTTGTCTGATTTCATCAGGTTGAAAATATGAACATTTAAgcttttgagcttttttttacaaaatggaaaagatCAATCTGCAGTTGTCTGTATGGTACATTTTTTGGCCACCTATCAAGTATTAAAGTATTTTACATGTCTGACATGGTACTGAGTCCTCATGTTTACAGCAGGTATGATCTTTACCTAAAACACAGGATTGTCTGCTGCACTGCAGTTAGGTGGATCAAAGCATACATTGCAAAACAGACCTTTTTTAGGGAAATTTTTATTGAAGGCACAACATACATTCACAAGACATAAGTGGCACGTTAAACAGCTGTTACCATGGCAACAACAATTATGTCAGTATAATACTACTTACAGTATATGTGATTAGTGTGAGGTGACTTAATTCGCGCATCCCTTCAACTAAAATTTCAGTGCAAAAGTGTCTTCAGCTTAAATTTAATACTTAACTAGTTGAACAAtttaaaagtgaaagaaaagttAACACCAACTAGTTCTCTTCTGCCACCTTGAGGCGGAGGTTCGAAGCTGCAGATGAAATTCTGAGGTGATTATTTTGATTAGGAAATAACTGAAACATGATTATATTGACCGGCATAATGACACAATTGCAGtaagaaacatttttagtaagaatgtgaaataaatta
This genomic stretch from Girardinichthys multiradiatus isolate DD_20200921_A chromosome 22, DD_fGirMul_XY1, whole genome shotgun sequence harbors:
- the mrpl14 gene encoding 39S ribosomal protein L14, mitochondrial, producing the protein MAFPRLLRQLPMILVQSSSTILPKKFSVSTAAAAIQKMTRVRVVDNSSLGNTPYHRPPRVIHVYTKNGVGKVGDRVLLAIKGQKKKALIVGHKMPGARMTPRFDSNNVVLIEDNDNPTGTRIKVPIPSSLRQMDGDFSKVLAIASTFV